One Candidatus Bathyarchaeota archaeon genomic window carries:
- a CDS encoding DUF5752 family protein, with product MKEEQFKILKTMSEAKNRMDLNMFAQAVNLSPDQAMAEIQELAKEGFLRKVGKGYSLTVKGKSFLKVFQIVSSEMSFQFYERMDKPLGLTAKSIEEFYKAIKQVCTDSLEFHLCRGDFERWLSDVCGDKKLAQEIAALKTDELKGEELRTALLKTIDAKYAIEEFL from the coding sequence TTGAAAGAGGAACAATTCAAGATTCTCAAAACTATGAGTGAAGCAAAAAATCGTATGGACCTAAACATGTTTGCGCAAGCCGTAAACTTAAGTCCTGACCAAGCGATGGCTGAAATTCAGGAACTTGCAAAAGAGGGCTTTTTACGCAAGGTCGGTAAAGGGTATAGCTTGACAGTGAAAGGCAAGAGTTTCCTTAAAGTTTTTCAGATTGTTTCAAGTGAAATGAGCTTTCAATTCTACGAGCGCATGGATAAGCCACTAGGGTTAACTGCCAAGTCAATAGAAGAGTTCTACAAGGCAATCAAGCAAGTGTGCACTGATTCGCTGGAGTTCCACCTGTGCAGAGGCGACTTTGAAAGGTGGCTGAGCGATGTTTGCGGGGACAAGAAATTAGCCCAAGAAATCGCAGCGCTAAAGACTGATGAGTTGAAGGGTGAAGAACTAAGAACAGCCTTGCTAAAAACCATCGACGCAAAATACGCCATCGAAGAATTCCTCTAG
- the tsaA gene encoding tRNA (N6-threonylcarbamoyladenosine(37)-N6)-methyltransferase TrmO — protein sequence MAIGEKVVLQPIGYVKTSAVGDEIKDKTAISQIILNSELVDGLESIDGFSHLFVLFWLNQLSSEQRKTLKVHLRGRMDLPLLGVFATRTMLRPNPIALTLVELLKVEGNVLTVKGLDAYDDTPVLDVKPFDMWDIAADAKVPDWWKKLESERKKA from the coding sequence ATGGCTATTGGAGAAAAAGTTGTTTTGCAACCGATTGGTTATGTCAAAACCAGCGCTGTTGGCGATGAAATTAAAGATAAAACCGCCATCTCACAGATTATCCTTAACAGTGAGTTGGTTGATGGTTTAGAGAGTATTGATGGTTTTTCACATTTGTTTGTGCTGTTTTGGCTAAACCAACTCTCAAGCGAGCAAAGAAAAACCCTAAAGGTTCACCTCAGAGGCAGAATGGACTTGCCGTTGCTTGGAGTTTTCGCCACCCGAACCATGCTCAGACCAAACCCTATTGCCTTGACGTTGGTTGAACTTTTGAAAGTGGAAGGTAACGTTTTGACGGTTAAGGGTTTAGATGCTTACGATGATACTCCAGTGTTGGATGTTAAGCCGTTTGATATGTGGGATATTGCTGCTGATGCGAAAGTTCCCGATTGGTGGAAAAAACTAGAGTCAGAGCGGAAAAAAGCCTAG
- a CDS encoding flavodoxin domain-containing protein: protein MSKALIVYGTRTGTAAVTAQDIAQTLQKQGVEAKVVNAKKEKIKSIAEYDLIIVGSGIQVGRWTGEPEDFLKKFQKELSTKKVALFVNCGSAAEKMNPDKPEIATNAKTKYLDEKVAKYNLKPVALGFFGAIYNFNTMSWIMKKGMENERPKLAANYKETEPDVYDTRDVQAIQKWAEGLATKI from the coding sequence ATGTCAAAAGCTTTGATTGTATACGGAACAAGAACAGGAACAGCCGCGGTAACCGCCCAAGACATCGCCCAAACACTTCAAAAGCAAGGCGTAGAAGCCAAGGTTGTGAATGCGAAAAAAGAAAAAATCAAATCCATCGCCGAGTATGACCTGATTATTGTGGGCAGCGGCATTCAGGTTGGACGCTGGACTGGAGAGCCAGAGGATTTTCTTAAAAAGTTCCAAAAAGAGCTAAGCACAAAGAAGGTGGCGTTGTTTGTCAATTGCGGTTCTGCCGCTGAAAAGATGAACCCTGATAAACCTGAAATAGCAACAAACGCAAAAACAAAATACCTTGACGAAAAAGTAGCCAAGTACAACCTTAAACCAGTTGCATTGGGCTTTTTTGGGGCAATATACAATTTTAACACGATGAGTTGGATTATGAAAAAGGGCATGGAGAATGAACGCCCCAAACTTGCCGCAAACTACAAAGAAACTGAACCAGACGTTTATGACACAAGAGACGTTCAAGCAATACAAAAGTGGGCAGAGGGACTCGCAACTAAAATCTAA